DNA from Rhodothermales bacterium:
GCATTCCGGTTACCAACACGTCCGTTAACCCTGCACGGAGCACAGGAGTCGCTCTCTTTGTTGGTGATTGGGCCGTCGCACAGCTCTGGCTCTTCTGGCTGGCTCCAATCGTCGGTGCGGTGCTTGGGGCGCTGGCGTACCGAATGATTGCCACCAAAGAGGACTGAGGCGGACGGCGCGCGCGCCCGGAAACGGTCTGGCCGACATTAGACCTTGTCCGGTCCACCCACGGTACGTGCGCAACTGTAATGGCTCTCCCATTGCGCCGGCCGTGATACCGATTTCGTAGCGCGTCTCCTTGTCATTTGGTTTCCTGCGCCCTCTTTCAAAGGGTTCGGCTTCAGAGTGGCATCGCCGAAACGCACGTCGCGACAGACTGGGGCCTTACTCGCCGACAGCCAATGACCTCCAGCCTGGTCAATGATATTCTGCCTGATTTCGACGTGGAAAGCCACCATTCCACAATAGTGTCAGCCCCGGCCGCACGCGTTATTGCCGTGGCCCGGGATCTGGACTTGTCGGGTTCCTTGCTCATTCGACTGCTGTTTCGGCTGAGAGGCCTCCCGAGTGCCGCCCTCACTGCCAGGGGATTGTCAGAGCTTCATTTCAAGCTGATACGTGATGATCCCGACCGGGCATTTGCCCTTGGTTTGATTGGTCAGTTCTGGAAGCCATCTGGAAGGCTTGTGGACTTTGAGCCGGCCCGGTTCGACGACTTCAATACTCCTGGCTATGCCAAAGCGGCATGGACCTTTGAGGTGGAAAGCCTTGCAGTCGAGGTTACGAGACTATCCACAGCAACGCGTGTTATTTGCCTCGACAACTCATCACGGCGCAAGTTTTCCGCATACTGGACGATTGTATGCCCGTACAGCGGAATCATTCGCAAACGGATGCTGCGATCAATCAAGGACGCAGCGGAAGGCCGCTAGCCAGCCACGCTTTCTGTGGAGTTGCCGCGCACACACGCATCCCCGACTGCAACAGGGCCCACAAAACAACAGGTCGGTAAGCGTCGCAGGCGTGCTAGACTCAACAAGGAACACTGAGATTCGGGGCACCAATGGATCGATTCACGATATACTTCTTCATCACTGTTCCGCTTTACTTCCTGCTCTTGCATAAGGCTATCCTT
Protein-coding regions in this window:
- a CDS encoding aquaporin (porin involved in osmoregulation allowing water to move into and out of the cell in response to osmotic pressure), yielding IPVTNTSVNPARSTGVALFVGDWAVAQLWLFWLAPIVGAVLGALAYRMIATKED